The Impatiens glandulifera chromosome 3, dImpGla2.1, whole genome shotgun sequence genome contains a region encoding:
- the LOC124929991 gene encoding uncharacterized protein LOC124929991, with product MAITVSRRFMNTLKTILFVLRKGISKAKVIGRRDLNILKKRGKVIQSLLSLHNHIHHHNIQPPKIGEFIKRKQTASHRGFFTCVHSPGTHEDDSITAAEAVRNAIMEMESSAESSPDFFWSPMVMSDSPMLPGFGMTPMVKQLRITDSPYPMNMDTGDHNHVDEAAEKFIAKFYEALRKQS from the coding sequence ATGGCCATAACCGTCAGCCGAAGGTTCATGAACACGCTCAAAACAATACTATTCGTTTTAAGGAAAGGAATATCAAAGGCAAAGGTTATAGGCCGCCGGGATCTAAACATATTGAAAAAACGTGGCAAAGTCATACAAAGCCTTCTATCGCTCCATAACCATATTCATCATCATAACATCCAACCACCAAAAATAGGTGAATTCATCAAGAGGAAGCAAACCGCTTCTCACCGAGGCTTCTTTACGTGTGTCCACTCCCCTGGTACCCATGAAGACGACTCTATAACCGCTGCAGAAGCGGTTAGAAATGCAATAATGGAAATGGAATCATCTGCAGAATCTTCACCCGATTTCTTTTGGAGCCCGATGGTTATGAGTGATTCACCTATGTTACCCGGGTTTGGCATGACGCCCATGGTGAAGCAGCTGAGAATAACTGATTCTCCATACCCAATGAATATGGATACGGGTGATCACAACCATGTGGATGAGGCGGCGGAGAAGTTCATTGCAAAATTTTACGAAGCGCTGCGAAAACAGAGTTGA